The following are encoded in a window of Mycobacterium decipiens genomic DNA:
- a CDS encoding PPE family protein, translated as MGQPPEVHSAALSFGPGSGPLLDAGEAWQQLGLEYDWAAQELGNELAVVPWEGPSSQSYQGAHGPYLEWLEEAGQESQQQAVAHQQAAAAYSVALVEMPTLAELSVNRTANVALLSTNFFGINAIAIALNEAAYARMWLQAAGAMQQYQAQAGLAVALNPPHNRPAPLLLLGPDNEAGPLIEEVEDDGDLAGLEERPDNEPGPLIEEVEDDGALAGVEEQALVVAENAIVAEVAPATIPAQITGLVTQALTQLAGLIGQTVGLIGNLIGQALGFVVNLIGKALGLIGAAIGFMFRLAFSILSMLCAAIAFPLVMLVQAISYIVTLVTQFVLTLAQLAFEYVPMLVGGFVTGAVPSVVLTSSAGLALPVGPPLTTVGWHAPDVQPAGVQASEVQLASAHAPVDVTAMGFAGTAAVAGVTQPSGLATVASGEFGDVPRVPIVPATWDLHSVRAMAS; from the coding sequence TTGGGCCAGCCGCCGGAGGTGCATTCGGCCGCGCTGAGCTTCGGTCCGGGCTCCGGTCCGCTACTGGACGCAGGCGAGGCATGGCAACAGCTAGGCCTTGAGTACGACTGGGCGGCACAAGAACTCGGCAATGAGCTGGCTGTTGTGCCGTGGGAGGGCCCGAGTTCGCAGAGCTATCAGGGTGCGCATGGGCCTTACCTGGAGTGGTTGGAGGAGGCCGGCCAGGAAAGCCAACAGCAGGCTGTCGCACACCAGCAGGCGGCGGCGGCGTATTCCGTTGCATTGGTGGAGATGCCAACGCTGGCGGAGTTGTCCGTTAACCGCACCGCCAATGTGGCGTTGCTTTCGACGAACTTCTTTGGGATTAATGCGATCGCGATTGCGCTCAATGAAGCCGCGTATGCGCGGATGTGGCTCCAGGCTGCGGGCGCGATGCAGCAGTATCAGGCGCAGGCGGGTTTGGCGGTGGCGTTGAACCCGCCGCACAATCGCCCCGCGCCGCTGCTGCTGCTAGGCCCCGATAATGAGGCCGGACCGCTAATTGAGGAAGTCGAAGACGATGGTGATCTGGCCGGCCTGGAGGAACGCCCCGACAACGAGCCCGGACCGCTAATTGAGGAAGTCGAAGACGATGGTGCCTTGGCCGGCGTTGAAGAACAGGCCCTAGTTGTCGCTGAGAACGCCATCGTTGCGGAAGTCGCGCCCGCCACGATCCCCGCGCAGATCACCGGATTGGTGACTCAGGCGCTCACTCAACTTGCCGGTCTTATTGGCCAGACGGTTGGCCTTATTGGTAATCTTATCGGCCAGGCGCTCGGTTTTGTTGTCAATCTTATTGGCAAGGCGCTCGGTCTTATTGGAGCGGCGATAGGATTTATGTTTCGTCTCGCTTTCAGCATTCTTTCTATGCTATGTGCAGCGATCGCATTTCCGCTCGTGATGCTCGTACAGGCGATTTCGTACATTGTGACACTTGTCACGCAGTTCGTTCTTACGTTGGCGCAGCTCGCGTTCGAATACGTCCCAATGCTAGTCGGGGGCTTTGTGACTGGCGCTGTTCCGTCGGTGGTGCTGACGTCGAGTGCTGGGCTCGCGCTGCCGGTTGGTCCGCCGCTCACCACTGTTGGTTGGCATGCTCCTGACGTGCAGCCGGCGGGTGTGCAGGCTTCTGAGGTGCAGCTGGCTAGCGCCCATGCGCCTGTCGATGTGACAGCGATGGGGTTTGCCGGGACCGCCGCCGTGGCGGGCGTTACGCAGCCGTCCGGGTTGGCCACGGTGGCTAGCGGTGAGTTTGGCGATGTCCCGCGGGTGCCGATCGTACCGGCCACCTGGGACTTGCATTCGGTCCGCGCGATGGCGAGCTGA
- a CDS encoding FAD-binding oxidoreductase — translation MLRSLVSAVGSHHVTTDPDVLAGRIVDHTGRYRGRASALVRPGSADQVGEVLRVCRDAGAFVTVQGGRTSLVAGTVPEHDDILLSTERLCAVNDVDTVERRIEVGAGVTLAAVQHAATTAGLLFGVDLSARDTATVGGMASTNAGGLRTVRYGNMGEQVIGLEVALPDGSVLRRHSRVRRDNTGYDLPALFVGAEGTLGVITALDLRLHPTPSHRVTAVCGFADLDALVDAGRIFRDVDGIAALELIDGRAAALTREHLGLGAPVEADWLLLVELAADHDQTDRLADLLDGVNLCGEPAVGVDVAAQQRLWRTRESLAEVLGVYGPPLKFDVSLPLSAISRFARDAVALVGQHVPEALPLLFGHIGEGNLHLNVLRCPPEGEPALYAQMMGLIAQCGGNVSSEHGVGSRKRPYLAMSRQANDIAAMRTVKSAFDPTGYLNAAVLFD, via the coding sequence ATGCTGCGCAGCTTGGTGAGTGCGGTCGGGTCGCACCACGTCACCACCGACCCTGATGTGCTGGCCGGCCGCATCGTCGACCACACCGGCCGCTATCGGGGCCGGGCCAGCGCGCTGGTGCGGCCCGGCTCCGCCGACCAGGTCGGCGAGGTGCTGCGGGTGTGCCGGGACGCCGGCGCCTTTGTCACCGTTCAAGGCGGCCGTACCTCATTGGTGGCCGGTACCGTTCCCGAGCACGACGACATACTGCTGTCCACCGAGCGGCTTTGCGCGGTGAACGATGTCGACACCGTCGAGCGCCGCATCGAGGTCGGTGCCGGAGTCACGCTGGCTGCGGTGCAGCACGCCGCGACGACGGCCGGGCTTCTGTTCGGCGTGGACCTGTCGGCCCGCGACACCGCGACCGTCGGTGGCATGGCGTCGACCAACGCCGGCGGATTGCGCACGGTCCGGTACGGCAATATGGGCGAGCAGGTGATCGGCCTAGAAGTTGCGCTGCCCGATGGTTCGGTGCTGCGCCGACATAGCCGGGTCCGCCGCGACAACACCGGCTACGATCTGCCCGCACTGTTCGTCGGCGCCGAGGGCACCCTCGGCGTAATCACCGCGTTGGATCTGCGGCTGCACCCCACTCCGTCGCATCGGGTGACAGCAGTGTGCGGGTTTGCCGACCTCGACGCGCTTGTCGATGCCGGCCGGATCTTCCGTGACGTGGACGGCATCGCGGCGCTGGAATTGATTGACGGCCGGGCTGCTGCGCTAACCCGCGAGCATCTTGGACTGGGTGCCCCCGTCGAGGCTGACTGGCTGCTGTTGGTGGAACTGGCCGCCGACCACGATCAGACCGATCGGCTAGCCGACCTGCTCGACGGCGTAAATCTGTGCGGGGAGCCCGCGGTTGGTGTGGATGTCGCTGCTCAGCAACGGTTGTGGCGCACTCGTGAATCGTTGGCCGAGGTGCTCGGCGTATATGGTCCGCCGCTGAAGTTCGACGTTTCGCTGCCCTTGTCGGCGATCAGCAGGTTCGCCCGGGATGCGGTCGCGTTGGTCGGCCAGCACGTCCCGGAGGCGTTGCCGTTGTTGTTCGGCCACATCGGAGAGGGCAACCTGCACCTCAATGTGCTGCGTTGCCCGCCCGAGGGGGAACCCGCGTTGTACGCGCAGATGATGGGACTCATCGCGCAGTGCGGTGGCAACGTCAGCTCTGAACATGGCGTCGGCAGCCGCAAGCGTCCTTACCTCGCAATGTCCCGGCAGGCCAACGACATCGCCGCAATGCGGACGGTCAAGTCCGCGTTTGACCCGACCGGCTACCTGAACGCCGCGGTGTTGTTCGACTGA
- a CDS encoding acyl-CoA thioesterase: protein MTTGSDHAQWSVDGLLELFDVAAEAQDRFTGDTGLAGQDGRRVVEGTQVVAQAIVAVAKRFPDKSVRSAHAVFARAVTVGPPVELVIDVVHEGRSIATAIVAAQQNGRRCMTVTVLVDIPSGDVIRHQLPRPDVTAPADANLAVMPMAGRELRLVDVVDVNSPDEVGPPELYAWLRYDPVPAAIGTRDDLAKALVAYFTGHLGISTTMRAHPGIGTSQAHLTVSTAPMTISVAFHEPVRWDGWLLYTHESTHVGAGMSYVRGAVHAQEGQLIASFAQEAMIRPLRTSDTAIDSRSRF, encoded by the coding sequence TTGACCACGGGTTCGGATCACGCGCAGTGGTCGGTCGACGGCCTGCTCGAGCTGTTCGATGTGGCGGCCGAGGCGCAAGACCGGTTCACCGGTGACACTGGCCTCGCCGGCCAGGACGGTCGGCGGGTGGTGGAAGGCACCCAGGTGGTCGCTCAGGCGATTGTTGCTGTGGCGAAACGATTTCCGGACAAGTCGGTGCGTTCGGCACACGCGGTGTTCGCCCGCGCTGTCACGGTCGGCCCGCCTGTCGAACTCGTCATCGACGTTGTCCACGAGGGCCGGTCGATCGCCACCGCGATCGTCGCCGCGCAGCAGAATGGCCGCCGCTGTATGACCGTGACGGTCTTGGTCGACATCCCGAGCGGCGACGTGATCCGTCACCAGCTACCGCGGCCGGACGTTACCGCACCGGCGGATGCCAATCTCGCTGTGATGCCGATGGCCGGACGGGAGCTGCGACTCGTCGACGTGGTCGACGTCAACAGCCCCGACGAAGTTGGGCCACCGGAGTTGTATGCGTGGCTGCGTTATGATCCTGTCCCAGCCGCCATCGGCACCCGTGACGATCTGGCCAAGGCTCTCGTCGCGTATTTCACTGGCCACCTGGGGATTTCCACCACCATGCGGGCGCATCCGGGCATCGGTACCAGCCAGGCGCATCTGACCGTATCCACCGCACCGATGACGATCTCGGTCGCATTTCACGAGCCGGTGCGCTGGGACGGGTGGCTGCTCTACACCCACGAGAGCACCCACGTTGGCGCGGGAATGTCCTATGTCCGGGGCGCTGTGCACGCCCAGGAGGGGCAGCTCATCGCCTCCTTTGCCCAGGAGGCGATGATCCGGCCGCTACGCACCAGCGACACGGCGATCGACTCCCGGTCGCGGTTCTAA
- a CDS encoding GNAT family N-acetyltransferase, with protein MEPPVLTTARLVLRCVTSADEDAIVRACNDPLIAHYLPLPRPYTRDDARKFVTDSAAAWLNDTTYGFGFYDATTNQLAGTCALKNTLRGVVELGYWTGPDYRGGGFTTEAVRRLCQWAFDELPIHRIEGYIIVGNDESQAVALNIGFELEGLLRQRAYRNGQIRDWWVFGLLARPA; from the coding sequence ATGGAACCTCCAGTATTGACAACCGCACGCTTGGTCTTACGTTGCGTGACGTCAGCCGATGAGGACGCAATTGTTCGGGCGTGCAACGATCCGCTGATCGCACACTATCTGCCGCTCCCACGGCCGTACACCCGAGACGACGCGCGTAAGTTCGTCACCGATTCGGCTGCTGCCTGGTTAAACGACACCACCTATGGATTTGGATTCTACGACGCGACAACCAATCAATTAGCAGGAACTTGTGCACTAAAAAATACGTTACGAGGAGTCGTAGAGCTCGGGTATTGGACTGGGCCGGATTATCGTGGTGGAGGATTCACTACTGAAGCCGTTCGAAGATTGTGCCAATGGGCATTTGATGAGCTGCCTATACACCGGATCGAGGGATACATAATAGTGGGAAATGACGAGTCGCAGGCTGTTGCACTCAACATTGGCTTCGAGTTGGAAGGACTGCTACGTCAACGGGCATATCGAAATGGTCAAATACGGGACTGGTGGGTGTTCGGGCTACTAGCGCGGCCCGCATAA
- a CDS encoding MFS transporter — translation MVRSIAGSNRTRYLLILCSATMAARMLVGATSAIYLVSKGISAQDIVYLKAFQCLLILAAEVPLGVLADRVDRRLVIAAGLGSACLWLFLTGFGSGASTLYLAEAFNALSLATFSGAIEAELVDAWSADHGMNNLRALFSRLTTWSFTATSGAALVGGLLAFNDPKSRVPWTVAGMAVFALLLSLLFAYRPHNASMRSTSHESLLKSASRQAGLASITWSNIKEVIKDQENRARLIPVIVLSGALAAAFQLIIQYWQLIVGPNSLTDHGWFFGGAFFLMMLVQSRHKWLAQYLRSRALYYMAALVTPGILLAIGAWAQLPAVLVVLLICLCLWSYQAVVVDINATLAEKASGGSRATVFSIRSTLGRGVFVAFSPVASMAIHRYGAVGITFCVVILTVTALVISIKYRVADSFQSFRIPN, via the coding sequence ATGGTGCGTAGTATTGCGGGCAGCAATAGGACACGGTATTTGCTGATCCTATGCTCAGCCACTATGGCGGCGCGGATGCTGGTAGGGGCGACGAGCGCGATCTATTTGGTCAGTAAGGGAATTTCCGCACAGGACATTGTCTACCTCAAAGCATTTCAATGTCTATTGATCCTGGCCGCTGAAGTTCCGCTGGGCGTTCTCGCTGACCGAGTGGACCGTCGACTCGTTATTGCTGCGGGGCTCGGGTCCGCATGCCTGTGGCTCTTTCTTACAGGCTTTGGCTCGGGAGCTTCGACACTATATTTGGCAGAGGCATTCAACGCCCTGTCGTTAGCGACCTTTTCTGGAGCGATCGAAGCGGAACTCGTTGATGCATGGTCCGCTGACCATGGTATGAATAACCTTCGTGCTCTGTTTTCGCGGCTGACAACGTGGTCCTTTACCGCGACATCCGGAGCGGCGCTAGTGGGCGGCCTGCTGGCTTTTAATGACCCGAAGAGTAGAGTGCCTTGGACCGTTGCGGGAATGGCGGTTTTTGCACTACTTCTGAGCCTGTTGTTTGCCTACCGACCTCACAACGCTAGCATGCGATCGACGTCGCATGAATCACTTTTGAAATCGGCCTCGCGACAAGCTGGGTTGGCATCGATCACGTGGTCGAACATCAAAGAGGTCATCAAGGATCAAGAGAATAGAGCTCGCCTAATTCCAGTAATTGTACTATCCGGTGCGTTGGCAGCTGCTTTTCAGTTGATCATACAGTACTGGCAGTTGATTGTCGGACCGAATTCACTCACAGATCATGGATGGTTCTTCGGCGGCGCATTTTTCCTAATGATGCTGGTGCAATCTCGACACAAGTGGCTTGCACAATATTTGAGATCCCGAGCTCTTTACTATATGGCAGCGCTTGTGACGCCAGGAATTTTACTCGCAATCGGCGCCTGGGCGCAGCTTCCAGCCGTCCTCGTTGTGCTGTTGATCTGCCTCTGTCTGTGGTCCTATCAAGCTGTCGTGGTTGACATAAATGCCACCTTGGCCGAGAAGGCTAGTGGTGGTTCACGCGCAACCGTGTTCTCGATCAGGTCGACGCTGGGGAGGGGCGTATTTGTAGCATTTTCTCCTGTTGCGTCTATGGCCATCCACAGGTACGGCGCCGTGGGGATCACGTTTTGCGTGGTGATCTTGACCGTCACGGCGCTGGTGATATCGATAAAGTACCGCGTTGCCGATAGCTTTCAATCTTTCCGCATACCGAACTGA
- a CDS encoding ThiF family adenylyltransferase, which yields MSIVSEPAFKHCINRGEVTAISLAEQRININHWASMHTAKKTLAPYVAFGEFEQSIVWGGGSIEQSLAKSDPAASAVRDAVHIYRTGYHTEHEVRAFLTANGHAANESDKAIDILNAPGLLIGDVALEERYSRNQLYYNLKGSDPVEVQRRISEASVAIIGCGGIGNYVAPGLAGSGVGRLVLADSDTIELSNLSRQFMFRESDIGRKKAEVMAESIAGINSSIAVSAISDFQASSTDSFNQFCDVDVIVLSADSPANIYTWCNRFSMRSGVPYIQVGYINDLPVLGPFVIPGKTGCWECSNPTASTGEEDRKSHYQQAPSHAWTVMVSSGLAVDDILAFLGGYADPVTLNKRIGLYKSELRFQTQPIVRCSHFAK from the coding sequence TTGAGCATCGTAAGTGAACCAGCATTCAAACATTGCATCAATCGCGGTGAAGTCACAGCTATTTCATTGGCGGAACAACGTATCAACATCAATCATTGGGCCAGCATGCATACCGCAAAGAAGACCCTCGCACCCTACGTTGCGTTTGGCGAATTTGAGCAATCGATCGTGTGGGGAGGGGGCTCCATCGAACAGTCCCTGGCAAAGTCCGATCCAGCCGCCTCAGCGGTACGGGATGCAGTTCACATCTACCGGACTGGATATCACACCGAGCACGAAGTGCGTGCGTTCTTGACAGCGAACGGCCATGCAGCAAATGAATCCGACAAGGCGATAGACATACTAAATGCGCCTGGGCTTCTGATAGGGGATGTTGCCCTCGAAGAGCGCTACTCCCGCAATCAACTGTACTATAACCTTAAGGGCAGTGATCCGGTAGAGGTCCAGCGGCGGATATCCGAAGCCAGCGTGGCGATTATTGGCTGCGGCGGGATCGGCAATTACGTGGCCCCAGGACTGGCGGGGAGCGGAGTCGGTCGACTTGTGCTAGCCGATTCCGATACCATTGAACTATCCAATCTATCGAGACAGTTCATGTTCCGCGAGTCCGATATCGGACGCAAAAAGGCCGAAGTGATGGCCGAATCTATTGCCGGAATAAACTCAAGCATTGCCGTCTCCGCAATTAGCGACTTTCAGGCGTCTTCGACTGACAGTTTCAATCAATTTTGCGACGTCGATGTGATCGTTTTGAGTGCGGATAGCCCGGCGAACATTTATACCTGGTGCAATCGATTCTCCATGCGTTCCGGCGTACCCTATATTCAAGTCGGCTACATTAATGATCTTCCCGTGCTTGGCCCCTTTGTGATACCCGGGAAAACCGGGTGTTGGGAATGTAGCAATCCTACGGCGTCAACCGGAGAAGAAGATCGTAAGTCGCACTATCAGCAGGCGCCCTCGCACGCATGGACAGTCATGGTCAGTTCCGGCCTAGCGGTCGACGACATTCTGGCCTTTCTGGGAGGATATGCCGATCCGGTAACACTGAACAAGCGTATCGGCTTGTACAAGTCAGAGTTGCGCTTTCAAACTCAGCCCATCGTCCGGTGTTCGCATTTTGCCAAATAG